Proteins encoded in a region of the Dreissena polymorpha isolate Duluth1 chromosome 6, UMN_Dpol_1.0, whole genome shotgun sequence genome:
- the LOC127836095 gene encoding uncharacterized protein LOC127836095, producing the protein MPASLQCISFDDGECSSEWLCSFLITLSEVHHQVECTMFNFLVKTSDTESRIETDSTVIRSELLSCDLSHVKLNVDHNSKVPFELIRSTNINSLLLTANDDASLDVVTQSSLTMLKEIRFKGIHMTRFDHKLPSTLQFMILCDGYCSPDWLKSLMIHLSTLGHTVRLYLYEYALVSSGESNAMALEPPILKCEDLSNIKLELMKDSPGLYETLPTINITSLNMTQIERPDILLHTLPLLTHLQQLRMCLKQYTVMKLPGSIKYVFIIYTTFSHSSLQHFVQDMYTAQHNVQCKLLFRVEGNEDDYSRIKHEVCKLESVEMQKFEVVDKRHFRGAVAAAATLSATADEADDDFDKHLLRREGYVDSRTWLHYCKIRLKFEFR; encoded by the coding sequence atgcctgcttcattgcagtgtataTCTTTTGATGAtggcgaatgttcatctgagtggctgtgtaGCTTTTTGATCACGCTGTCGGAAGTACACCATCAAGTTGAGTGTACAATGTTTAATTTTCTTGTAAAAACAAGTGATACTGAAAGTAGGATCGAGACAGATAGTACTGTTATTCGTAGTGAATTGTTGTCATGTGACTTATCTCATGTTAAGCTTAACGTTGATCACAATAGTAAAGTGCCTTTTGAACTTATTCGTAGTACGAATATAAATTCTCTGTTGCTCACAGCTAATGACGATGCGTCCCTGGATGTGGTGACACAAAGCTCCTTAACCATGCTTAAAGAAATTCGTTTCAAGGGAATTCACATGACACGTTTTGATCACAAATTACCATCTACTCTGCAATTTATGATTTTATGTGATGGATATTGTTCACCAGATTGGTTGAAAAGTTTGATGATACACCTGTCTACATTAGGCCATACTGTCCGTTTGTACTTGTATGAATATGCTCTGGTATCGAGTGGTGAGTCAAATGCCATGGCTTTAGAACCGCCTATTTTGAAATGTGAAGATTTGTCGAATATTAAATTGGAGTTAATGAAGGACTCCCCTGGATTGTATGAAACGTTACCCACAATTAATATTACAAGTCTGAACATGACGCAAATCGAACGTCCCGACATTCTGTTACATACACTGCCTCTACTCACCCACTTGCAGCAGCTAAGgatgtgtttaaaacaatatacgGTGATGAAACTACCAGGATCTATAAAGTATGTGTTTATAATTTACACAACATTTTCCCATTCATCGTTACAACATTTCGTGCAGGACATGTATACCGCACAACATAACGTACAATGTAAATTGCTGTTCCGTGTTGAAGGGAATGAAGATGATTATTCGAGAATTAAACACGAAGTGTGTAAACTGGAGTCAGTAGAAATGCAAAAGTTTGAAGTTGTAGACAAACGACATTTTCGGGgggctgttgctgctgctgctactcttTCTGCTACCGCTGACGAGGCTGATGACGATTTTGATAAGCATTTACTACGGAGAGAGGGATATGTTGATTCTCGAACGTGGTTGCACTATTGTAAAATTCGACTCAAATTTGAATTTAGATAA